The following proteins are co-located in the Methylomonas sp. 11b genome:
- a CDS encoding LysR substrate-binding domain-containing protein, with product MNLNQLELLRVLKDTQFNQSKAAEIMHVVQSAASRQLQLLEEELGSPLYERHGKKLLGLTPLGEQVMEQVDRINQAKKNILSIADDFRENRNGALHIATTHTQAKYLLPEPVQKFREKYPGITIYMVQSSPQELIEQLHQHRADIAICTEKLDEDEKLVVKSCYEWQHIAVVPRHHPLAQGDVTLGRLAAFPILTYSQGYTGRSTIEKAFKNAGKELDITLSAADSDIIKTYVRLGLGVGIIAGTSYESRNDNDLVARDLSHLIPRSVTKIAYLKQLYLPTYLQYFINELLSKATKEHQY from the coding sequence ATGAATCTAAATCAGCTTGAATTATTGCGTGTCCTGAAGGACACCCAGTTCAACCAATCCAAAGCCGCGGAAATTATGCATGTCGTGCAGTCGGCTGCCAGCCGGCAATTGCAGTTACTGGAGGAGGAATTGGGCTCTCCTTTGTACGAACGCCACGGCAAAAAACTGCTGGGCCTGACCCCGCTGGGTGAGCAGGTGATGGAACAGGTGGACAGGATCAATCAGGCCAAAAAGAACATCCTGTCGATAGCCGACGACTTTCGCGAGAATCGCAACGGCGCTTTACATATCGCCACCACCCATACTCAAGCCAAGTACTTGCTGCCGGAACCGGTGCAAAAATTCCGGGAAAAATATCCGGGCATTACTATCTACATGGTGCAATCCTCGCCCCAGGAGCTGATTGAGCAACTCCATCAGCATCGGGCCGATATTGCCATCTGCACCGAAAAGCTGGACGAGGACGAGAAACTGGTCGTCAAATCCTGCTACGAATGGCAGCACATTGCCGTAGTGCCGCGCCATCACCCCTTGGCGCAAGGCGATGTGACCTTGGGCCGGCTGGCCGCATTTCCGATTTTAACTTACTCGCAAGGCTATACCGGCCGTTCGACCATCGAAAAAGCCTTTAAGAACGCCGGTAAAGAGCTGGACATCACCCTGTCCGCCGCCGATTCCGACATCATCAAAACCTATGTCAGATTGGGTTTGGGCGTGGGAATTATCGCCGGCACGTCGTATGAATCGCGCAACGACAATGATTTGGTCGCCAGGGATTTGTCACACCTGATCCCGCGCTCGGTAACGAAAATTGCCTACTTGAAGCAATTATATCTGCCGACTTATTTGCAATATTTCATTAACGAGCTGCTTTCCAAAGCCACCAAGGAGCATCAATATTAA
- a CDS encoding sulfate/molybdate ABC transporter ATP-binding protein, translating into MSILLNNISKNFGKFAALYDVSLEIPEGELVALLGPSGCGKTTLLRIIAGLETPDFGRVLLSGEDKTEQHVSRRGIGFVFQHYALFRHMTVFDNIAFGLRVKPRKERPTEAFISKKVHALLELVQLDWLADRFPDQLSGGQRQRIALARALAVEPSVLLLDEPFGALDASVRKDLRQWLRNLHQELHVTSIFVTHDQEEAMEVASQVVVLNQGRIEQQGAPADIYDHPANAFVSKFIGQTNVFDLSETESNWLQRAGILAEKPQGIFAHVRPHHIDIVKAEEPFGSPVTLKDWQHLGATIRVELFNPQHNGSGATLFAEMPNERFKQLNLNKGDRVAVHIKQAHWFN; encoded by the coding sequence ATGAGTATTTTGTTAAACAATATCAGCAAAAACTTCGGCAAATTTGCCGCCTTGTACGACGTCAGTTTGGAAATTCCGGAAGGCGAACTGGTAGCCTTGTTGGGCCCGTCCGGCTGCGGCAAGACCACCTTGTTACGCATCATCGCCGGCCTGGAAACCCCGGATTTCGGCCGGGTTCTACTCAGCGGCGAAGACAAGACCGAGCAACATGTCAGCCGGCGCGGCATCGGCTTTGTGTTTCAACATTACGCCTTGTTCCGGCATATGACGGTGTTCGACAACATCGCCTTTGGTTTGCGGGTCAAACCGCGCAAGGAACGGCCAACCGAAGCCTTTATCAGCAAAAAAGTGCACGCCTTATTGGAGTTGGTGCAATTGGATTGGCTGGCGGATCGTTTTCCGGATCAACTATCGGGCGGGCAGCGGCAGCGCATTGCTTTAGCTAGAGCCTTGGCGGTGGAACCCAGCGTGTTATTACTCGACGAACCGTTCGGCGCCCTAGATGCCAGCGTGCGCAAGGACCTGCGGCAATGGCTGCGCAATCTGCATCAGGAATTGCACGTCACCAGTATTTTTGTGACCCACGATCAGGAAGAAGCGATGGAAGTGGCCAGCCAAGTCGTCGTATTGAATCAAGGCCGTATCGAGCAACAAGGCGCACCGGCCGATATTTACGATCATCCGGCCAATGCCTTTGTTTCCAAATTCATCGGCCAAACCAACGTTTTCGACCTGTCGGAAACTGAAAGCAACTGGCTGCAACGTGCGGGGATTCTGGCGGAAAAACCGCAAGGCATCTTCGCGCACGTGCGCCCGCATCATATCGACATCGTCAAGGCCGAAGAACCTTTCGGCTCGCCGGTGACGTTGAAAGACTGGCAACATCTGGGCGCGACGATACGCGTCGAGCTGTTCAATCCGCAACATAACGGTTCCGGCGCAACACTGTTTGCGGAAATGCCTAACGAACGCTTCAAACAATTGAATTTAAACAAGGGCGACCGCGTGGCTGTGCATATCAAGCAGGCGCATTGGTTTAATTGA
- the cysW gene encoding sulfate ABC transporter permease subunit CysW, with protein MHANVHVIGDATGQANFKALHDPFWVRWGLVGVAVGFIVLFLCVPLGLVLYQAFSKGWQAYWTALAQPDAIAAMQLTLLVALITVPLNTVFGVAAAWAITRFEFWGKSLLTTLIDLPFSVSPVISGLIFVLMFGAQGWFGQWFSAHDIKVIFAVPGIVLATIFITFPFVARELIPLMQEMGNEEEEAALSLGASGWQTFFKVTLPNIKWALLYGVLLCNARAMGEFGAVSVVSGHIRGVTNTLPLHVEVSYNDYDVIGAFSSASILAGLAIVTLVLKSFLEWKQARV; from the coding sequence ATGCACGCCAACGTTCATGTCATCGGTGACGCCACCGGCCAAGCCAACTTCAAAGCGTTACACGATCCGTTCTGGGTACGTTGGGGCCTGGTTGGCGTAGCGGTGGGTTTTATTGTGTTGTTTCTATGTGTGCCGCTGGGCTTGGTGTTATATCAGGCCTTCTCTAAAGGCTGGCAGGCTTATTGGACTGCACTGGCCCAGCCTGACGCCATCGCCGCCATGCAGCTGACGCTATTGGTTGCGCTGATCACGGTCCCGCTGAATACCGTATTTGGCGTTGCTGCGGCTTGGGCGATCACCCGCTTCGAGTTTTGGGGCAAAAGCTTGCTGACCACCTTGATAGATCTGCCCTTTTCGGTTTCACCGGTTATTTCCGGCTTGATTTTCGTGCTGATGTTTGGCGCCCAAGGTTGGTTCGGGCAATGGTTTTCCGCGCATGACATCAAGGTGATTTTCGCGGTGCCCGGCATCGTGCTGGCGACCATCTTTATCACCTTCCCCTTTGTGGCGCGCGAATTGATCCCGCTAATGCAGGAAATGGGTAACGAGGAGGAAGAAGCCGCGCTATCGCTGGGTGCCAGCGGTTGGCAGACATTCTTTAAAGTGACTTTACCCAATATCAAATGGGCCTTGCTCTACGGCGTGTTGCTGTGCAATGCCAGGGCGATGGGCGAATTCGGCGCCGTATCGGTGGTATCCGGACATATTCGCGGCGTCACCAACACCCTGCCGCTACACGTAGAAGTCAGTTACAACGATTACGACGTCATAGGCGCGTTTTCCAGCGCGTCGATTCTGGCCGGCCTGGCCATCGTTACGCTGGTTTTGAAAAGCTTTTTGGAATGGAAGCAGGCCAGGGTTTAA
- the cysT gene encoding sulfate ABC transporter permease subunit CysT, translating into MTQSNIMPGFRPALAYTLFYLGLVVLIPLSTLVFKSLQLGWGEYVDIISNNRVVSSFRVSFGTSLIAALVAGVFGFVIAWVLVRYPFPGKRFLDALIDLPFALPTAVAGVILATIFQPSGMLGKWLMSSLGVQVAYKPLGIVVALIFIGIPFVVRTVEPVLQEFDTTMEEAASSLGASRLQVFAQVIFPNIFPALLTGVSLAFARGVGEYGSVIFIAGNLPYVSEIVPLLIITKLEQYQYAGATAIALTMLLVSFLLLLIVNLLQLWARRRSGQI; encoded by the coding sequence ATGACCCAAAGCAATATCATGCCGGGCTTTCGACCGGCACTGGCCTACACCTTGTTCTACCTCGGACTGGTGGTGCTGATCCCCTTGAGCACCCTGGTATTTAAAAGCTTACAACTGGGTTGGGGCGAATATGTGGACATCATTAGCAATAACCGGGTGGTATCGTCGTTCCGGGTCAGCTTCGGCACCTCGCTGATTGCCGCCTTGGTGGCGGGCGTATTCGGATTTGTCATCGCCTGGGTGTTGGTGCGTTATCCCTTTCCCGGCAAGCGCTTTTTAGACGCTTTAATTGATCTACCGTTTGCCTTACCGACAGCGGTAGCGGGGGTCATCTTGGCGACCATTTTTCAGCCCAGCGGCATGCTGGGTAAATGGTTGATGAGCTCATTGGGCGTGCAAGTGGCTTACAAGCCTCTGGGGATTGTGGTGGCGTTAATTTTTATCGGCATCCCCTTCGTAGTACGAACCGTCGAACCGGTGTTGCAAGAATTCGACACCACAATGGAAGAAGCCGCATCTAGTCTGGGCGCTAGTCGCTTGCAAGTATTTGCCCAGGTGATCTTTCCCAACATTTTTCCGGCACTGTTGACCGGCGTATCGCTTGCATTTGCCCGAGGCGTTGGCGAGTATGGTTCGGTGATTTTTATCGCCGGCAATCTGCCTTATGTCTCGGAAATTGTCCCGCTACTCATCATCACCAAACTGGAACAGTACCAATACGCCGGCGCTACTGCGATAGCTCTGACGATGTTGCTGGTATCGTTCCTGTTGTTGCTGATCGTTAATTTACTGCAACTCTGGGCGCGCCGCCGCTCCGGGCAAATTTAG